A single Elaeis guineensis isolate ETL-2024a chromosome 15, EG11, whole genome shotgun sequence DNA region contains:
- the LOC140853986 gene encoding uncharacterized protein gives MDWEELVEKHAGTNHPNPRRLGICQAWLKLVIYDISVSRPFRGKNHELRQIRTVFSGPWIIGGDFNAACKIGERNGLSQAKKVLKGCRSFVRRSQLIDSNVRVKIAWLDLTRSGFERLLPSSLSLAMAADDQHHLSGGRPAPPLQRLMWCLIKIILQLLRNFRRAIFRHLEDLIWIQFCQLSSGSFTTCFQAILVA, from the exons ATGGATTGGGAAGAACTAGTTGAGAAGCATGCGGGAACAAATCATCCCAATCCAAGGAGATTAGGAATCTGTCAAGCTTGGCTAAAATTGGTGATCTATGATATCAGTGTATCACGCCCTTTCAGAGGCAAGAACCACGAACTACGTCAGATTCGAACTGTTTTCAGCGGACCATGGATCATAGGTGGTGACTTTAATGCAGCATGCAAGATTGGGGAACGAAATGGACTTTCACAGGCTAAGAAGGTTTTGAAAGGTTGCAGATCCTTTGTTCGCCGCTCTCAACTCATTGACTCCAACGTTCGGGTGAAAATAGCGTGGCTCGACCTGACCCGGTCTGGTTTCGAGCGGCTTCTTCCTTCCTCCTTGTCCCTCGCCATGGCGGCGGACGACCAGCACCACCTTTCCGGCGGCAGACCAGCACCACCTCTCCAGCGGCTCATGTG GTGCTTGATTAAGATCATCTTGCAATTACTTCGCAATTTCCGGAGGGCTATTTTTCGACATCTAGAGGATCTAATATGGATCCAGTTTTGCCAACTTTCTTCGGGATCATTTACTACTTGCTTCCAAGCAATCTTGGTAGCGTAG